The sequence below is a genomic window from Rhinopithecus roxellana isolate Shanxi Qingling chromosome 7, ASM756505v1, whole genome shotgun sequence.
ATTAACCTGTTTTCATCCTCTCTCTCCTTATCTGTTAAAATAATAGTACTACCCTACAGttttgctgtgaggattaaattagataacaCACAAAAAGTGCttagtatttatgtatttacagcACTTTTACAAAAAAGTTAATGAGTTTTTAAgcttagaaaaaatagaaatgatacatgttaatgatataatttttcaataaatgtcagAGTTGTTTCCTCAGTGCTTAGCCCAGTGTGCGGCACATATCAAAAGCTAAGTACATTTTTTGCTGCGGTTATTATTAATATCATAAAGTTGGGGCTAGGATCAAGCACACTGGCGGAGAGCTTAACTCTGGCAAGGTGAAGGAGCACATCTTCCTCAGAGCCGGAAGCATTTGAGATGGCTGTGTGGAGATGGCTCAGATAGAAGCTGAAGAAACTCCTGTTAGTTGGCCTCAATCTTCTCAGAAATGAAGGAGGTGAAATCATCTCCTGAGAATGAAGGGGAGGGATGCGGCTGGGGGCTTGAGGAGAGGGCAGGAAGTTTGGAGCAGCTGCTGTAGGGAATGTGATAGGGAGTCAGCAAGCGAGGAATGAACGGATTGTTGAACAGCCAGAGAAGCCAGCTTAGAGAGCACACATTGGCAGAGAACCCAGTGCAGGGTTTTTCAAACAAGCCAAGAGTGGAAGCAGCCACCTTCAAGGGGTCATTCAGGGCTGCATATTGGAAAGACAAGAATGGGACGAAAGGTAGAATAGTGAAGGATTGTAGGATGGGTACAGGAACCATGGAACAGTCCATGGACCTGGGCTGCAAAAGAAGTTCATCAATATTCCTTCAACACATATTTAACCAccatatgttttatacatattatacaaGTGCCTGGGCATGAGGGATGCTGAAAATAACCCAACACACAAAATTCCTGTATTTAACACAGGCCCACACAAAgacttgcacacaaatgtttatacaCGTTTTATTCATTATTGTGAAAAACTAGAAACTCAGATATCTATCTTCAACaggtgaatgcataaacaaactaTGATACCTACCTAAAATTACtcagaaataagaagaaatgaactattgatacatgcaacaatatagatgaatctcaaaaatcagtatgctgaatgaaagaagtaCATACTGCATTATTACATTTGTATAAAATtgtaggaaatgcaaattaatctaCTGCAACAAAAACCAGGTCATTGATTGTCTGGGCCAGCAGGAGGGAGACACAAAGCTAATTTTGGGGAGTGATAGGTAggttcattatcttgattttgGTGAGTTTTCACAGATATATTCATATGTCAAAACCCATCAGATCATCCACTTTAAATGTATGTACTGTTTgcatgtcaattatacctcaaaaaagttatcaaaataaatttttttaaattgaccatagaaaaataaaatatagaaataaaaaaattgaccatgacatctctgccttcatggaacttATAGACTACATGGGAAAGACTGACAGTAAActagtaagtaaataaaaatgattattttagacATTGTTTCCTGCTGTAAAGTAATATATAGGACAATGGAATAGACAATAGGGTGGGAGTGGGAAAAAGGAGCAACTATAGATAGGATGGTGAAGGAAGGCCACTGAGAAATTGCCATTGAGCTAAGTCCTGAATGATGAGAAGGAAACAGCCATTGGATGATGTAAGTAAAGAACATTCCAAGCAGTGGAAACAACATGCAAAGACTTTGAGGCAGAAAGGAACTTGAAGTGTTCAAGGAACAAACAGCAAGAAGACTAGTGTCACTTGAGTTTAGTAAGCAAGGAGAAAAGAGTATCAGGAGGTGAGGTTTAGAGAGGTTGGCTAGGGTCAGATCATGAGGGGCTATAGATCATGGTAAGGAGTTGAGATTATGTTCTAATCGTAAGGGTAACCCAATGGGGGGCCTTGGATTACCCATATGATTAGAACATAAATAGAGAAGAGACATGTTTTACTTTATGCTTCAATATTGTTCTGACTGTTGTATAAAGAACTGATTCTTGTGGGGGGCAATGGTAAAGGTAGGAAGACCAACTAGGAAGTGTTAGGCTAGTTCAGGTAAGAAATGATGGGGATATAGACTAAGGTGGTAGAAGTGGAGATCTTGAGAAGTGGTTACATGTAGAATTTCTTTTGAAGGTACAATGGAAAGAATTTGGCTCCTAGATTGGCTGTGGGAGGATGAGGGAAAGAGCAGAATCAATCTGACTTCTGTTTTGGCATAAGCAAATGGGTGGTTGGTGGTAGTACCATTTACAAAAATGGATGCTATCAATAAGGATAATCCTATAATTAAGTATCTTAATAAGTCTCATCTAGAAGCAGGAAAGACTACACAGAAAGACCAAAGGTGTAATTTCTAGAGCAATAATATTCACTCAAATTAGCTAGGAAAGGAGGATGTTTGGTGTTTTGTGTTTCACGCTAACCTTATGTTTGTCTGTGCATATATAACATGATGAAATGATCTTGTTTTGTCTTACTTCATTATGGTCACAAAGACATGTCTTGTCTTGCTATTGGACTTATCTGGTACTGGTGTTCTGTGAGATTGCTTATGTCCAATAGGAAAATAACATGGCCTACCTGTGAACATCAGGCAAGCTTCTAAGAAGAGTGAAACCTAGATGTAATGTCACATCAGTTCCCAGATGTcagggattgttttttctttcacacaTAGAAGAGCAAATTTGGGAGAAAGGAACTCAAAAACTCTAATTTGGACGTGCTAACTTTGAGATAGGTTTAGATACCCAAGGAGAGATGTTATGTAGGCAGTCAAATATGCAAGTCTGAAGAGTAGGGGTTTCCATGGATAAAAACTATGTAAATTTGTGAGTCATAATTGTAAAGATTGTatttatatgtgaggataataTTTTTCATGTTGAGACTAGTTGACATCATCAAAGGAGAAAGAGTAAAACGGAGAAAAGAGACGGTCCCAGGATGAAGTCATGGGTAGTTCAACATTGAGAGGTTGAGGAGATGAGAAGGCACCATTAaaagagactgagaagaaaaagggcTAGTGAAGAAAGAGACAATCCTGGAGACTGAAGTGTTATGGAAGTCAAAAGATGAATTTCAACAAGAGTCATCAACTCCATTAAATGCTGCTAAATAGTCACAAAGAATAAAGACTGAAAATTGGGCATTAGATTTGGCAACATGTAGGTCATTGGTGACCAGGACAAAGCAGTTTCATTGGTGTGAGGAGCTGAAAACCGTATTGCAATGGATTGAGACAAGATTGGAAGGTGAGAAACAGAGCCAGAGTGTAGACCATTCATTTGAGGAGTTTTActcaaaaagggaaaagaggactAGGGCAACacctggaggaggaagaagggcaaGAGAGTTGTTTTTAAGGTGAACAAGcctaatatattttgtttactgacaagaaatgaaacaaatggaGCCAGAAGAAGAAGAACATCCTAAAAAATAGCAATAGTAGTGGAGGCATTGGAAGTCAAGATGAGAGGGAAGTACAGAATGGTAGCTACTGAACCCTTCCCCTGGGCCAGGCACTATGTTAACTTCTcaatcttcacagcaaccctggGGAGGTAGGTACTACATCTACTTTACAGAGGGGGAAAGGAGGTTTGGAGATTAAGTAACTCTCTTGACATCACCCAGTTAGTGAAAAACCATAGAGTTGGACCCATGCAGCCTGGCACTAGCACCTACATCCTATGCACCACAGTATTCTGCCTTAGTGgaagatggaaaaaataagaagGTGGGGGATCTTGAATGTACCAGCCACCAGGACTTGCTAGAGGAGAGGCTCACACTTCCATGGGATAGTGCCAGATACTTGGTACACAGGATGGAGACTAACCCAGCTGATTTCAGAGCAGCTACCTCCAAGCAGGGCTTGTCATTTCTCTTTGGCCTTGATTTAGTATAGACTTATAGGTAGATTGCAGGAAAATGATGGCAACTCCATTCTTACAGTCCTCAGGGGACCCATCCTAGTATTTCTTCCCTCATTCCCCTCAGCCATTCCTCTTGGTGTTGTGTTTGCTAAGGTGGCCTTCCAGTGGACAGAGGGCTAACTGGGAAGCAGGGCAAGGCCTTCTCTCCCCTTCCATCTGTCCCAATTACTCCCATCTCCACCCCCATCTTATCCCCCACAATAGGAGCCTCACATGAAAATGAAGATGCCCTCCTAGGCTGAATGTTGCAGTCTTCCAAAATCCCCTAGAAGCAGTggagataaagaaaaacaaaaagtccttTCCTTGAGAAGCTAATCACAATGTTGTGACTGCCAGAGTTAGCTTACCCATATCATATTTGAGTGTCCTAGGACAAGCCCTCTTTCATGCCCCTCTCCCTCACTCAGTGTCTGAAAGCcaccattaaaaatatattctttgcaTCATCGCTGAGATGAATAGCAGATTAGGTATAAATGAATAAGATCATTAGATCCTAGCAGTAGGAAAGAGATAGTTTGGGAATACTGGGACTAGGGAGAGCAAGAGTGAGCTTGGAACAAGAAGGGGAAAAATGAGATAAATACCAATCCCATAGTTTTTCCAGAAGCTGATCCTAATCACATTGCCCCTAAAGAAGTGGTCCTAAAAGAGGAAGATTGAAATTAACAAGTCCTTTGTCTCCATTCTTTCTTGTGCTGGGCCTGCTGGAGCTGTATCCCCTACTGGATCACAGTTAGATCCTAAAAAGAGCCAAGGGTAGATCCCCTGTTCTTCTAGGGACCTGAAGTGTTTTCTTGAATAGACATCTTATGAGTCAGGTGTGTGGAAATCCAGTGAGTTTGTACTGCAATCCAGTCATTCATGGCCACCTCCATCCTCCCCAGGGTTCCAAGAGCATCTGGCAGTGAGAGTAGAATGTGACTTGAGAAGCTGTGGGAAGTCCAGCATACCCACCTGTGTACTCTGCCTGACATCTGTAAACATTTCAAGGTATATCTTCTTCCATATTCCACTGAAGCCCACAACTGGAGTTTCTTTCTTGGGGTTTTACCTTTACATTATCCTAAGTGATCTGTTATAAAATGTGAATATCCATGGAAGGGGTACCATCTAAAGCAATGATTAAGTATGCCACTTCTATTTAAGGGAATTTAAGTGTTCTCCTTTTTCTCTGACTGAAAATGGCACTGTGGTAAAACAATGTCTATGTAGTTAACACTACTGAGcagtacacttttaaaaatggctATGTGGGTAAATATTACataatgtgtattttaccacaatttaaaaaatgtatctgagGTATTTCCCTGTCTACTCTGGCTGCACTCTCTTCAGAGGAAGAGGCACAGGCCACAGCTTTGACCACAACTGTCCTCTTTCAAAACATAGCAGATGGGGGACTAGTTGAGGCCACCTGGTCCCATGCTGTGAGGCCTAGCACCGAAAGAGGAATTGGCTTAACCACATTATTTGTCTTCCTGGACAGCCTATAGGTTATGTTAAGTAGGAACAAAAGGGCTGAAAAGTGACTTCTCATCCAACAGTTTCTCCCAAGGCCATTTTTGATGGAAAGATCAAGTTCATCTAGGCTGACTATTGACCAATCTAATCTGTTCACCTTTGGTGATCCTCAGTCATACTCTCTTACCTTCACAGAACATTCTAGTTCACTGTTCCTCCTACCTCCCTTATGAAGCCCAGCACCCCTGATTCTTAcccttcattcttttctcttatgCTCGCTACCAATCCCTGAGGACTCCTGTCTTCAAAAGTCTAGACTCCAGTCCTGGTGGAGCATTGTAAATAAAGTGCTACTGTCatactttttttaaagagcaCCATGGGCCTACAGGTAAACGAGAGTAGAGTAGAATGGTGAGACAGTTATGCAGTTTCCTAGTCAGCCAAGATCCTGAGAATGGGGTAGATAAGCTTGAAAATGTGGGAGCCAGTAGCCAAGTATCAGCAATCCTCTTCTTTGAGCATTAACAGTAGAAACTACAAAATGGAAACTTTTCTTTCTCCCACTACCCCCACCCAAGTGCAAAGAGCActcctccaaagaaagaaaaggaaagtataAACTTAATACCTTCTATAGCTTCTATACTTCTCCTAGCCTTTTCCCATATATTATCTCACTTGATCCTCAAATCCCCACAGCTGTAGACACTGGGGCACCGAGAGGTTAAGCAGCTCACTCTGAGAAACAAAGTTGATTAATTGGTAAAGCCTGAGCTGGACCCAAGTTCTCCTGATTTCTGGTCCTATGCTCTCTCCACATCATGGTGTATTTGCTTTAGCTGGCAGGCAAGATTGTTTGGAAAGCAGCCCAGAcccttttattgttgttgatgaTACAAGTTATGTGCAGACCTTGGGTttataaaagcaacaacaaattGAAAAAGAGAAGCTGGTAACTACAAACAAAGACCCCACTTATATCCTTCTAGAAAAGTAAAATTGACAACACAGAATTGTGTCTGTAATAGAAGAAAAGCTTTCGTTTCTTTTCGCACTGTCAATGAGTAATTCCAGACATTGAAACTCAAAACATTCTCCTAGTTCTTCTTTGTAGAAAGCCTCAAGTTACAAGTAAGGAAGCAAAGGTCTTTtgcttcattattattttgaagtgaaGATCGGACCTGAATTGAAAGAGGATCTGGTTATGCAGAGAGGAAAAATAGACTGCTTGGtggagtaaaaaaaaataatcattctaTTAGAATGTTTAACATCTTTAAAATCACATTAAGGACAAAGCTAACATTTTCCCAACTTGTATAGTCAGCTATTGCTATTCAGGGATACATTATCAAAACCAGGGGTTGGCCAAGCAGCACCcagttcttctttctcctccctatCTTTTGCTGACCACAATATGATCACTTCAATGCTATTAACACCTCCACTGTCTGGTAAAAGTTGAGTGTCCAGACTTCTGAAAAACTTCATTATCTGAGAGACAGTTGAAAGTCTGAGAGTATTTGAAAAAAGCCACTAGAAAGTAAATTAAATCATTCTTCCCAGCCCATGTCACTTTTCTCACCAGTAGGGTTCTATAGCTACTCTCACTACATGTTCTTCATGGGTACCCTAAGTCATCATAAAAaggttaaaatgttttttaaagcagGAACATTTTCCATGGGATTTGTTTTCCACAGCTGGCACATTAATATATATAGTATGGGCACTGTCCCAACTTCTCccagcttcttttatttttggcaatatgttattttaaatgtctatgGGAAAATGGTACAAATGTGTACCAAATTTCAACACCTGAAGCAGTGACTATGCTTCATTATCAAAATAAccttgaggctgggcgcagtggctcatgcctgtaatcccaacacattgggaggccgaggtgggcagatcacttgaggtcaggagtttgaggccaacctggccaacatgatgactccccatctctactaaaaatatatatatatatatatatatatataattagccagtgtggtggcgcagCCTGTAGccctgctactcgggagctgaggcaagaggatcccttgaacctgggaggcagagattgcagtgagccaagatcgcgacactgcactccagcctgggctacagagcaagactccatctcagttttaaaaattgataaccTTGAGTCCCCATTATGCCAGATAAATGAATGGCATTGTTTTACTTAGAACACAGGACTGAAGACTGCCCTGTCACATGTCCTCAGCATTGCTGCATTGCCCTccctccacatcctccccaggcCTCCCTGCCTGGCTGAAATGGCTCACAcagcttcccttctctttctgtcGTCGTCTTGGACTCCTGCCCAATCCCTGGCCCTCACCTTCAAGAGTGACCTTATGGCTGGAACAAGGACTGGAGAAGAGCCAATGGGGCAAGGCCAGTATAGCTTCAAGGAGTGAATCCTGGAAATAAAAGTAAGTTCACTTAACATATTAATAGTTCCAATAAAATGCTAGATGGGCTGGAAGGTCAGACCCAATGCCTTGAATGAGGTTTGTGTGTTATCATTGCATTTAAGTGACTGGTAATATATTTGTCCTGCTATCATTATCAGAGAACCCAGCTATATTTAAGCAAATTGGCTTACTTCTAAGAGGTGATTTTATTTGTGGTTGATGAAGCCCAAACAGCCATCATCAGATATAAGCATTTCAGCTGTAAGCAGGGAAGTTTCTGACAACCTTCTTGAGACAAGGAGAATAGATGAGTACAACACATACCTCTAACTTTACCCATCATTGGTTAAGATTGCTCAATTCAagaattttctctttgacttcaGATTTACACTATTTGGTGGCTTCCTTGTCTTTTAATAAGCCACTTTAAAAAAGTgattggctgagtgcagtggctcacgcctgtaatcccagcactttgggaggccgaggcaggcggatcacttgaggtcaggagttcgagaccctcctggccaaaatggtgaaacccccgtctctactaaaaatacaaaaattaactgggcgtggtggggcacatctgtaatcccagctactaaggaggctacttgggaggctgaggcaggagaatcacttgaatccaggaggcagaggcttcagtgagccttgcttgtgccactgtactccaccctgggtgacacagagagactctgtctcaaaaaaagtaaaataaaaacagttattAAGGTGGCTTCTAAACATTAGGTTTGATAATAGCTGAAAGTGATGGGTCTTAGAGGTTTTTTTAAAGTGCAtcctgaaaaactgcattgtgatCTTTGAAAGTgcttcagaaataagaaaaaaggagggGTAAGTGATAAAGTAGGTATAACTTTTGAAACACTTGAAGAAACAACCCATTTAGCcatataaacattttcttcacccACAATCACATGTATCAAATTGGAActggatatatagatataaatatcacAACCACCCAACCCCCAAATCCAAACTTCATttccaaaagcaaaagaaaaaggattcCTTCTCCATATGGTACTGGGTCTTAAGGCTGGAATCTTTGAGAGAAGAGTCTTGCGTTATTGTTTAAACAACCTTTATTACCTGCCTCTGACATTCCCCAGGGTTACAGAGCAGGGGACATCTGAGCCTCAAGTTCCACGGATGAAGCAGACACTGCAATAACAACTGAATCAATAAAAGAGAGGCATTTGGAAGTACGGGGGTGATACACCCAGTAATGGTAACCCTCAGCAAAAGATGGCATAGCTACCAGAAATCAGGCAAGTTACCACTGGGATGAAAACTGGGGAGGCGAGAAAACCATACAGTTGCAGTCATAGATCATTTCCCTCCCCGTTGAGCACTCCTCTGGCTTCCGTCCCCCATTAAGTTCATTCTATCCCACAGACTGTTCCTAGTGTCCTGCTAGCTCCCTgctgaaagagagagggagggaaaagatgTCTGAGGtctcttcatttcctttgtctctgtcccTAAGGCAACTGGAAGCTGGAGCTGCTGCAGTCGGCCTGGCAAGCCCGTTGGCTCTGCAGAGTGAGCAGTCCCTGGCAGCCCCTGGAGCAGCTGCCAGTTAGACGGCCCAGAGTTCTGATAGAATGCATTGCTTCAGTTCAATGCCAAGTGTTGGACGTGTTAGATTCAGTTCCCAGAGGGCTGGAGCCTGCTCTCAGGGCTGTCTGAAGACAAGAGAGCAGAGGCAGTTTAGTGCAGTTGGATGTGCGGGGTAGGGGTGGAGGCGCAGGGGTGAAGAGGGAGAAACTGGCCAGGAATGGGTAAGGTGGTGCTTCTCCTTCCAGGGCCCTCCAGACAATGTCTCCTGGCCTCTCACCATTATTTGGGCCTCAGATGAGGCGAACCCTGGAAGGGAGTGGGGGGTGAAAGGCGGGAAGCGCGCCCAGGGATGAGCGAGATGAGGAGGGCGCGAACCAGCAACCTGGGGCTGTGGTTTTAGACCCGCTCAGCCCCCTGGGCGAGGGCAGGCAGCCCCCCGGGGGCAAGCTGGCGGCAGCCCTCGGCCGGGGAGCCCGCGGCAGTCTCGGCGTCGGCGGCCAGGGCGCCTCCTGGGGCCCATTCGTGCTCGGCGCTAGCCTGGGACGGCTCGTCCTTGGCCTCGACGAGCTTACGGGAGCGGGTGTAGGCCAGGATGAGGCCTCCGGCCAAGCAGGCGTAGAAGATCATGATGAGCAGGATGTAGAGATAGGCGTCGTCGCCCTTGGCGCTGGTCACTTCGCGGCCCACGAAAGGGTCAGGCACGACCCCCATGCCCATGCTGGGGCCAGGGCCTGCGCCCAAGCCGCTGGCGTTACCCCGATGGTGCAGCTCGAGCAACAGGCGGCTCAGAAGGGTTCGCAGCCTCTGGCTCTCGCTGCAGTTCATGGCTTTCGGGGAGTGACACGGCGGCTCCAGGGCGCTGCTGACCTTTCCCCCTGGGCGAGGGGAAGCGAGCTAGCGAGCGGGCCGGCCGGCGGGCAGGGCTCAGCGGTGGCAACGGCGGTGGCACCCAGCTCTCCGGCGGGCTCGCAGTGGCTGGGGGCGCCGATCGCGGGGCCTCCTTATTCCCTCACTCCcgcccctccttcccttccccaccacGCCCCCTCCGGCCCGCGGCCGCCTCTTCCCAGGCTCTGGCTGTCTCGCTGCTCCAGGGAAAGGGGACAGCTGGtggggggaggagaaggggacaAGAGTGGGGGCGAGGCTGAGAGACGGGCGGAGGGGGCGGGGGCTCGGAATGCGCGAGGCCCCGGGCAGCAGAGGCTGGCAGGGCAGCTTGCTGGGGCCAAGCCTGGACCCTGGGCTGCGGAAGAGAATTCCTTCCAAGTTCTGGCCACCTGCCCTGCAGGCCAGGCTTTGGCCCAGATACAGCATTAGGCCCCCTAAGGCAGCTCTGCCTTGGGGCGCTCAAGGGAGAGGGCAGACGCCTTTCCGCGGCAGAGACCCCTTATCCACATTTTATAGAAGTTACTCCCATATACGAGGACTCAGGCCTATCTTTTTAGTCCTCATTTCTTTCGTTTTCCCCCCTGCCACGCttctcacccccctcccaccttGTCGGAGGAGAGATGATCCTGAGCATTCAGAAGATGCTCAGGCTGACTTTGGTGACTGAGTGCTCAGGCACCTGCTAGAAGACCAAGGCAGAGTAGAATTCCCTGGTTATCCAAAATGGTTTCTGGTGATATAAGTGATATAACAGCCTTCTTGGAAGCACCCCTGCTCTGATGTTCTATGACATTTTTTGAAAAGTCCACACATCTTAGCACATGAGTGTCCTATTCATAATGGGACCCTGTTTCCCATGGGTAAATAAGCCATCTTCCCAGAAGTGAAACCAAGTTCTTCCAGTAAGAGTAGCATGCACATTAAAAAAGACCCTTTGAATACACTCTGTAGATGTCTCGGGATCTGAAAAGTGCCAGTTCTAGAGAATATGCTCACCCTACTCCCAGTTAGGCCAGCACACAGCTATGTGCCTCTCTAGACTTGGTAACAGGTCTAGGCCCTAATGGCTTATAGAGCAGCCATTTTTTCTCAAAGTCTTTTTTTAGGGGAAAACAAGGCACCAAGACAAAGATGAGGCCAGATATGTTAAATTGGAAACAGACTGAGCTTCACAAAGGAAAAGGGTTGGTTTGTAAATGGTGGGGTAGAAAAAATGAGGTAGTGCTGGCTAGGTCTGGTTGTCCATAGTTGCCAAAtgagagcagaaagaaagaaaagtgtatgACCTTATGCACACCTTGAAAATAATGCTGCCTGTTCAAGACCATGCAGTCTAGGGACCATTCCATCTGTAGGTGCCATGGGTTAAAAAAGGAAGGTTTTCCGATGCCTCTTCCCCAACCGTTCTTCAGCCCACCATCCACCCAGGGGCTGTAGCCTTCCGTGTGTTCAGGTGAGGCTGGCATCAAACTGTATCCAGGGTCTCAAAAAGAGCCTTGCTTCACAGCCTCTAAACAGGCCTCAGAGACATTCCACATGACCCTGACACTGGCTCCCTTCTAATCACTTTGCCTCAATATTCTCACCTCAGAGGGGCCCAGGAAAGAATTGTTAAAGCAACTTGGCAGGATGAATGCCAGAGAACACAGCTAAAGAATTTTCAAAGCAGTACTAACCTAGTGATATGACTGTTAAGCTAAAAAGACTTCTCTTATCTGTTAAAACAAGAgtccccagcctcccaggctgctggaccctggcctgttaggaaccagccGCACAGAAAGAGGTGAGCAGAGGGCAAGTGAGCATTatcgcctgagctccacctcctgtcagatcagcggtggcattagagTCTCAGAGGAGCTCAAACagtattgtgaactgcgcatgccacggatctaggttgcatgctctttatgagaatctaatgcctgatgatctgaagtgaaacagtttcatcccgaaactaTCTGCCCCTCCCCAGTGTCcatggaaaaaattgtcttccacaaaacaagtctctggtgccaaaaatgttgggtcTGCTGTGTTAAAACATACCTAGAAATatctagggattttttttttagaggaaaggaggaagaagcccTTTTACtgtaacataaaaataatcatttaaacttgttttctaatttaaatagCCTTATGAGCTAATAAGATTCTCATTTtccaaaaaggaaactgaggttcagactGGTTAAGTAGCAGGACTGGAATTATAAAGTTTGACCTTCTTCTTCTCAGTCCTAACACATTACTTGTGTCACGTGGGTGGTATTCAAGCGCTACCTCCATTTTcccacctctccctcctcttgAACCTTCTAGAGTCCAGTGCTTTCTGCCAAGACTGCTTTCCATAAGTCACTTCACCAGTGACCTCCCAGTCAAATTCTGGGGTCTCTGCTCCCTTTGCATCTTTGACCTCGAGGATGAATTTGAAACCATCAACCACCCACTCCTTCCTGCAACTGTCCTACCCTTGGCTCTTGTGGCATTGCATACTCAGGTTTCTCTTCTTATCTCTCTGACCCATCGTTCTCTGTCTCCTTTGCTggttcctcttctttccttctcccatTTTCTATTGGAATCCCCAAAGACTCAGTCGTCAGCTATTCTCTCTCAACACCCATTTCCTTGAAGAGTGTCTCTTTACATGGTTTCACCTACCACTTGGCATATATTTAGCCAAATTTGAATCTCTAGCTCTGATTCTTGGTAGCATGTCTCAGATCCCTCTGTTCCTTCCTTTCTCG
It includes:
- the KCNE5 gene encoding potassium voltage-gated channel subfamily E regulatory beta subunit 5 produces the protein MNCSESQRLRTLLSRLLLELHHRGNASGLGAGPGPSMGMGVVPDPFVGREVTSAKGDDAYLYILLIMIFYACLAGGLILAYTRSRKLVEAKDEPSQASAEHEWAPGGALAADAETAAGSPAEGCRQLAPGGLPALAQGAERV